ATAAGGAGTAAAAAGTAAATCGTGTTTTATGTCTTCATATTCAATAGAATCAAATAAAGGAATAGCAACCCCCGCAATATTTAAAGACTTTTTGAATACTGTTTTTACTTGAATCCAACTTTCAAAAGGAAATTTTTCACTAAAAAGAGAAATCCAACTAGAAATACTGTCCTTAAGGTTTTGTTGCTCAAGACTTTTAATTTTGCAAGAATTCTCAATTCTAACAATTTCCATATAAAGCTGTTGCTTCTTAAGCTGCAAAGTAGGCAAATACCTCTTAAACATTTTAAGCTCATCTTTTTGCTTTTTAAGATCATTTTTGGTCAATTTAATTTTAGACATAATCAATAGGTCTCTTTTTTAGGCCAATATTTTTTAATAAGGTCTGTTTTTATTCCCGTTTCTTTTGGACTAAAACAACTGGCAAGAATGCTCCAGCCCAAATCTAAAGCCTCTTCTAAGGGAATATTAACAGACAAATCCATCATCTTACTTTCAAACATGCTACTATACTTGAGTAATTTCTCGTCCCACTTAGTCATATTAAATCCCATAGCTTTCTTCTCTACAGATTCTTTTGAAGACGCATAAAGTTTAATCATTGAATCCATTATAGTCCTATGATCATCTCTAGTTCTACTGTTTACCATTTGCTTGAGTCTTGAAAGCGATCCAAAAGGCTCTATCCTGCCACCCTTTAAATAGTACTGACCTTCTGTAATGTATCCAGTATTGTCAGGAACAGGATGAGTAACATCATCACCCGGCATAGTTGTAACTGCAAGTATTGTAATCGATCCTGCACCCTCAAAATCAATAGCTTTCTCATAACGATATGCAAGCTGAGAATATAAATCCCCGGGATAACCTCTGTTAGAAGGCACTTGCTCCATCGTAATAGATATTTCTTTCATTGCATCAGCAAAATTTGTCATGTCTGTGAGAAGCACCAAGACTTTTTTGCCCTTGAGAGCAAACTTTTCAGCAACAGCAAGTGAAATATCAGGAACAGTTAAAGATTCAACAACAGAATCATTAGCAGTATGAACAAAAAAAATTGCTCTACTTAAAGCGCCTCCTTTTTCTAAAGAATCTTTAAAAGTTAAATAATCATCATGCTTAAGCCCCATCCCCCCAAGAATTATTAAATCAACCTCTGCTTGAAGTGCAATCCTCACAAGAAGCTCATTATAGGGCTCACCAGAAACAGAAAAGATTGGTAATTTTTGAGATTCAACAAGAGTGTTAAAAACATCTATCATTGGAAGTCCTGTCCTTATCATGTTTCTAGGAACAATACGTTTTGTAGGATTCGCAGAAGGCCCACCAATTTCAATCAAGCTGTCATCAAGAGAAGGCCCTCCATCTCTAGGATTCCCAGAACCATCAAAAATTCTGCCCAACAAATTGTCAGAAAATGAAACTTGCATTGAATGTCCTAAAAACTTTATCTCGTCTGATGTGGAAACACCTCTTGTACCACCATAAACTTGAAGAGAAACTTTTTCTCGATCAAGCTTAATTACTTCGGCTAGAGAACTTGTATCTTTTGCTTTTACAATAGCAAGCTCACCGTACTTAATACCTTGAGCTGTAACAGTTATT
The nucleotide sequence above comes from Borrelia maritima. Encoded proteins:
- a CDS encoding V-type ATP synthase subunit D; translation: MSKIKLTKNDLKKQKDELKMFKRYLPTLQLKKQQLYMEIVRIENSCKIKSLEQQNLKDSISSWISLFSEKFPFESWIQVKTVFKKSLNIAGVAIPLFDSIEYEDIKHDLLFTPYWVDKGIEVLKTVIQIDVELKILKKQIDLLLKEFRVTSQRVNLFEKVMIPTVKANIKKINVYLGDQQTAAVVRGKIAKASLIKKR
- a CDS encoding V-type ATP synthase subunit B, whose translation is MKRVYSKIESIAGNVITVTAQGIKYGELAIVKAKDTSSLAEVIKLDREKVSLQVYGGTRGVSTSDEIKFLGHSMQVSFSDNLLGRIFDGSGNPRDGGPSLDDSLIEIGGPSANPTKRIVPRNMIRTGLPMIDVFNTLVESQKLPIFSVSGEPYNELLVRIALQAEVDLIILGGMGLKHDDYLTFKDSLEKGGALSRAIFFVHTANDSVVESLTVPDISLAVAEKFALKGKKVLVLLTDMTNFADAMKEISITMEQVPSNRGYPGDLYSQLAYRYEKAIDFEGAGSITILAVTTMPGDDVTHPVPDNTGYITEGQYYLKGGRIEPFGSLSRLKQMVNSRTRDDHRTIMDSMIKLYASSKESVEKKAMGFNMTKWDEKLLKYSSMFESKMMDLSVNIPLEEALDLGWSILASCFSPKETGIKTDLIKKYWPKKETY